The following are encoded in a window of Phaseolus vulgaris cultivar G19833 chromosome 3, P. vulgaris v2.0, whole genome shotgun sequence genomic DNA:
- the LOC137806603 gene encoding probable serine/threonine-protein kinase PBL3 yields the protein MGNCIGSSAKVEAAHSSRTPSGISKTSPSSVPSNLSIQSYCEASDVSNLPTPRSEGEILSSPNLKAFAFNELRNATRNFRPDSLLGEGGFGYVYKGWIDEHTFTASKPGSGMVVAVKKLKPEGLQGHKEWLTEVDYLGQLHHQNLVKLIGYCVEGENRLLVYEFMSKGSLENHLFRRGPQPLSWSVRMKVAIGAARGLSFLHNAQSQVIYRDFKASNILLDADFNPKLSDFGLAKAGPTGDRTHVSTQVMGTQGYAAPEYVATGRLTAKSDVYSFGVVLLELLSGRRAVDRTKAGVEQNLVEWTKPYLGDKRKLFRIMDTKLGGQYPQKGAYMAATLALQCLNREAKARPPMTEVLETLEQIAASKTAGRNSQTEQKRVHAPVRKSKVKMGAL from the exons ATGGGTAACTGCATAGGTTCTTCGGCTAAAGTAGAAGCAGCTCACAGTTCCAGAACCCCTTCTG gaatttcaaagaCTAGTCCTTCATCTGTTCCTTCGAACTTATCTATTCAGTCATACTGTGAAGCAAGTGATGTCTCAAATCTTCCCACTCCAAGGTCCGAGGGTGAAATTTTGTCTTCCCCTAATCTTAAGGCCTTTGCCTTTAATGAGCTAAGGAATGCCACCAGAAACTTTCGTCCTGACAGTCTTCTTGGGGAAGGAGGCTTTGGTTATGTTTACAAGGGGTGGATTGATGAACACACATTTACAGCTTCAAAACCTGGATCAGGAATGGTAGTTGCTGTTAAGAAACTCAAGCCTGAAGGGTTACAAGGTCATAAAGAGTGGTTG ACTGAAGTGGACTACCTTGGGCAACTTCACCATCAGaatttggttaaattgattggATACTGCGTGGAGGGAGAGAACCGGTTGTTGGTCTATGAGTTTATGTCCAAAGGGAGCTTAGAGAATCATCTATTTAGAA GAGGACCACAGCCTCTATCTTGGTCAGTGAGAATGAAAGTGGCTATTGGTGCTGCCAGAGGGCTCTCTTTTCTTCATAATGCCCAGTCTCAAGTCATATACCGTGATTTTAAAGCATCTAATATCCTACTTGACGCG GATTTCAATCCTAAGCTCTCTGATTTTGGCTTAGCAAAGGCTGGCCCTACGGGTGATAGAACTCATGTCTCTACTCAAGTTATGGGAACTCAAGGATATGCAGCACCTGAATATGTTGCAACAG GTCGGCTGACAGCTAAAAGTGATGTATACAGCTTTGGTGTTGTGTTGCTTGAGCTATTGTCTGGTAGACGTGCCGTTGACAGAACAAAAGCTGGTGTGGAGCAGAATCTAGTAGAGTGGACAAAACCATATTTGGGTGACAAAAGAAAACTATTTCGGATTATGGATACCAAGTTGGGAGGCCAATACCCACAAAAAGGAGCCTACATGGCTGCCACTCTTGCACTACAATGCCTAAATCGTGAAGCCAAGGCAAGGCCTCCAATGACAGAGGTTTTAGAAACTCTTGAACAGATTGCAGCCTCAAAAACTGCTGGGAGAAACTCCCAAACAGAACAAAAGAGAGTCCATGCTCCTGTAAGAAAGTCTAAAGTGAAAATGGGTGCCCTTTGA
- the LOC137806602 gene encoding actin-related protein 6: MSASTNVVVLDNGGGLIKAGLGGERDPASVVPNCLYRPPASKKWLHLTSGDEDLTSAAVRRPMDRGYLINPELQREIWSHLFSSVLRITPSQSSLLLTEPLFTLPSIQRSVDELVFEDFNFRALYVAHPPALVHLHEATRRPSGLLSRAQCSLVVDAGFSFIHASPVFHNFPLNYAVRRIDLGGKALTNYLKELVSFRSVNVMEETFIIDDVKEKLCFVSLDVDRDLSIARKSGNENLFRCTYVLPDGVTHTKGFVKYPDQARQYLALRESGLPSSLPVEAEGGMNYSEIAEQPKDRKSVDLSKNEFDVTNERFLVPEMIFRPADLGMNQAGLAECIVRAVNACHPHLHPVLYESIILTGGSTLFPQFAERLEKELRPLVPDDYNVEITTQEDPILGVWRGGSLLASSPDFEAMCVTKAEYEELGSARCRKRFFH, translated from the exons ATGTCCGCATCCACCAACGTCGTCGTTCTAGACAACGGCGGCGGGTTAATCAAGGCGGGCCTGGGCGGCGAACGCGACCCCGCCTCCGTGGTCCCTAACTGTCTCTACCGCCCCCCGGCCTCCAAGAAATGGCTCCACCTGACCTCCGGCGACGAGGACCTGACGTCCGCCGCCGTGCGCCGCCCCATGGACCGAGGATACCTGATAAACCCGGAGCTACAGCGCGAAATCTGGTCGCACCTCTTCTCCTCCGTTCTCCGCATTACGCCCTCGCAGTCCTCGCTCCTTCTCACGGAACCCCTCTTCACGCTCCCTTCCATCCAACGCTCCGTCGACGAGCTTGTCTTCGAAGACTTCAATTTCCGGGCTCTCTACGTGGCTCATCCCCCCGCCCTAGTCCACCTCCACGAGGCCACACGCCGGCCCAGTGGGCTTCTCTCCCGGGCTCAGTGCAGCCTCGTCGTGGACGCAGGGTTCTCCTTCATCCACGCCTCCCCCGTCTTTCACAACTTCCCTCTCAATTATGCCGTGAGGAGGATTGACTTGGGCGGCAAGGCCCTCACCAACTACCTCAAGGAACTCGTCTCCTTCCGCTCCGTCAACGTCATGGAAGAGACCTTCATCATCGACGACGTTAAGGAGAAGCTCTGCTTCGTCTCCCTCGACGTCGACCGCGACCTCTCCATCGCCAG GAAGAGTGGGAACGAGAATCTGTTCAGGTGCACCTATGTGCTTCCGGATGGTGTCACACACACAAAGGGGTTTGTTAAGTACCCAGACCAGGCACGGCAGTATCTTGCATTGAGGGAGAGTGGCCTTCCTTCTTCGCTGCCAGTGGAGGCAGAGGGGGGTATGAATTACTCGGAAATTGCCGAGCAGCCAAAGGACAGAAAAAGTGTTGATTTGTCAAAAAAT GAGTTTGACGTCACAAATGAACGGTTTCTTGTTCCAGAGATGATCTTCCGCCCTGCTGATTTGG GAATGAACCAGGCTGGGCTAGCAGAATGCATTGTGCGGGCTGTTAATGCGTGCCACCCGCATCTCCATCCTGTACTCTACGAAAG CATAATATTAACGGGTGGAAGCACCTTATTTCCTCAGTTCGCTGAGAGATT AGAGAAGGAGCTTCGACCTCTAGTTCCTGATGACTATAATGTGGAGATAACAACTCAAGAAGA TCCCATACTAGGTGTTTGGCGTGGAGGGTCACTGTTGGCATCGAGTCCAGATTTTGAAGCAATGTGTGTGACGAAGGCTGAGTATGAGGAGCTTGGTTCTGCTAGATGTCGCAAGAGATTCTTTCATTAA